A region of Vitis riparia cultivar Riparia Gloire de Montpellier isolate 1030 chromosome 12, EGFV_Vit.rip_1.0, whole genome shotgun sequence DNA encodes the following proteins:
- the LOC117926890 gene encoding tubby-like F-box protein 8 has product MSFRSIVRDVRDGFGSLSRRSFDVRLLGHSRGKSIGSFHEMHDQPLVIQNSRWANLPPELLYDIIKRLEESESTWPSRKHVVSCAAVCRSWRTMCKEIVRSPEFCAKLTFPVSLKQPGPRDGTIQCFIKRDKSNLTYHLFLCLSPALLVENGKFLLSAKRNRRTTCTEYVISMDAENISRSSSTYIGKLRSNFLGTKFIIYDTQPPHTCAHIPPPGRTSKRFYSKKVSPKVPTGSYNIAHITYELNVLGTRGPRRMHCTMHSIPASSLDAGGSVPGQPELLPRALEDSFRSISFSNSLDHSVEFSSSRFSEVCGPCDDEEGKARPLVLKNKAPRWHEQLQCWCLNFRGRVTVASVKNFQLIAATQPAAGAPTPSQPAPPEHDKIILQFGKVGKDMFTMDYRYPLSAFQAFAICLSSFDTKLACE; this is encoded by the exons ATGTCGTTCCGCAGCATAGTTCGTGATGTGAGGGATGGGTTTGGCAGCTTATCTCGGAGGAGTTTTGATGTCAGGTTGCTGGGGCATAGTAGGGGGAAATCTATTGGTTCATTTCACGAGATGCATGATCAGCCTCTGGTAATTCAAAATAGCCGTTGGGCTAACCTGCCTCCAGAGCTGCTTTATGATATTATTAAGAGGCTGGAGGAGAGTGAGAGTACATGGCCATCTCGAAAACATGTTGTTTCATGCGCTGCTGTTTGCCGGTCATGGAGGACTATGTGTAAAGAAATTGTTAGAAGTCCAGAGTTTTGTGCCAAACTTACCTTTCCAGTGTCCCTGAAGCAG CCAGGGCCACGTGATGGGACTATCCAATGCTTCATCAAAAGGGATAAATCTAACTTAACTTACCACCTTTTTCTATGTCTTAGCCCTG CTTTGCTAGTTGAAAATGGGAAGTTCCTTCTTTCTGCAAAAAGGAATCGCCGGACAACTTGCACAGAGTATGTTATCTCCATGGATGCTGAGAACATTTCAAGGTCAAGCAGCACTTACATTGGAAAACTGAG GTCGAATTTCCTTGGaacaaaattcataatatatgACACACAGCCTCCACATACCTGTGCACATATTCCTCCTCCAGGGAGAACAAGCAAAAGATTTTATTCCAAGAAGGTCTCGCCAAAAGTTCCAACTGGCAGCTACAACATTGCCCATATCACTTATGAACTAAATGTGCTGGGCACCCGTGGCCCACGGCGGATGCATTGCACTATGCACTCAATCCCGGCCTCATCACTAGATGCAGGAGGAAGTGTTCCAGGTCAGCCAGAGCTCCTTCCCCGTGCTCTTGAAGACTCGTTCAGGAGCATCTCCTTCTCAAATTCACTGGACCACTCTGTTGAGTTCAGCAGCTCTCGATTTTCCGAGGTTTGTGGACCATGTGATGACGAAGAGGGAAAAGCGAGGCCCTTGGTTCTTAAAAACAAGGCTCCAAGATGGCACGAGCAATTACAATGCTGGTGCCTGAACTTCCGGGGGCGAGTAACAGTTGCATCAGTGAAGAACTTTCAGTTGATTGCAGCCACACAGCCAGCCGCCGGTGCACCCACGCCATCTCAACCAGCCCCACCAGAGCATGACAAGATCATTCTCCAGTTTGGAAAAGTCGGGAAAGACATGTTCACTATGGATTATCGCTACCCTCTGTCTGCCTTTCAGGCATTTGCCATCTGCTTGAGCAGCTTTGACACCAAATTAGCTTGTGAATAG